The sequence below is a genomic window from Lolium perenne isolate Kyuss_39 chromosome 4, Kyuss_2.0, whole genome shotgun sequence.
TGAGTTCTTCTGATCATCACGGCCTTACCGGAGAAGACAATGAGCTGATGGAGCCAGAAACTTCTACTGgctcttatgaggaagtgaagtttctCAGTCTTTCAGAGGTCTTCAAGGCAACAACAAGATATGAGTGCAAGCTGTGTGGAAAGGTCTGCGCGTCTGCTAGGTCATTAGGAGGCCACATGAAGGGTCACAGAGGTATTCGCAAATCTGCAGCGAGTCAACCTCGTAAACAGCTGCTTGAACAGGATCGAAAGTTGTTTGTTCTCAGCCATGCAGCTCCCAGTATATGGAATTACAGAAGAGCAAGAACAAAGTCTGAACTAGATCCATCGTGGGTGGAAAGCAGCCTCCCGGGTGAAGGAATGCTAGGTGTTGTCTGAAATTGGTTACAGTTTCTTCACGGGTCATGTGGCTAAACCACACTTGTTCTAGTAATTGATAGCTGAAGAGTATGAAACTGGGAATGATGTCTCCTCAATCATTATGCACAATTCTGTCCTTCGGAATGGTCAGTGTTGGTACATGTTCCACTGCCTTTTTTTggttttcaaacattgaaatgtaGTCACTGACTATCAGTGCATTAGTGGCACTGCCTTTTTTGGTTCTCGAACATTGGTATGTAGTTTCTGACAAGAAGCACAATAGTCCTAGATTTAGCTATTCCCTAGTAGAGAGCAGTGTTGTCCATGTTGCAGAAATTATTCATTTATTTTTGCCTCCAAGACTCTACCAACTATTATTCAGTTCACTGTAGTTTTTTTTTTCTGCTTTGGCTCAGCTGGTTTAGCTTCCTAATTCGTTCAGCTGATTTGGTTTCAGAACAGCTCATTGCTCAGTTTTAGCTTTGCCCAGTTAAAGGATGTGCAGACTACGCATTCCAAATTCCTGGCATTcggaattgtttaaatcttgtgtggcTATTTTCATTTCAGACTGATACTTTTCACAGGGCTGAtaccaaaatacaaaaaatacgtTCATAGATTTTTGGATAAAACCAGTGCATGCAATCAATAATTTGTGTCTTCTGCATCATTGAGTTTGTGGCTTCAAAGAAGCAGTTATGAAATAACTGAAAGGCCAGTAGTATAAGATTGGCACAATTCTGAATTGGCATAACTTAATTTTGCGATGCCATAAAGTTTTGGGCACAAATTTGATCTACTCATCAACAGTAGCATCTCTTTTTTGTTTGTCAACATGTGCAGAATTTACATTTGATTTTTTATATGGTAAAGATTTATTTTTCCAGCGCACTCAATTATTTTATAATTTTCTCAAAATATATAGATTTTGCACCACAAGCCATGGTACCACTAAACAGATGCTCCCAGATAATTATCACATTTGATTATGCTGGGTATAAGGTGTTCTCTTCTTATGAACCGTAAAAAGGGCAGATGCCATGACTGATCATTATCTGTGTTGTACTCAAGTCAGAATTATTGCAGTCAAGATTGATAGGTTAAATTTCAGTTCTCAAAATAGTTATGACCCGTCATCTGGGACTATTCTGAATGCAAATGTATAAACTCACCCTTTTAACTTCAATGGTAGGAAGTAGGATAGTAGTTTGTTCTTAGCATCAGACAGCAGCATTCTAATGAATAAACATGCTCACTGAATCATGCAGGTAACGCTCTGTGCAGGACCATATATTTTTAACCTCCTTCAGATTATGTATCAGCATTGTAGAAGTCTCACAACCCAAAGTTTCTTAAGCCCTTCAAATTTGTTTCTGGGAGCTCCTGATTTTTCAGATCTGATAGGTATTAGCCAAAGTGAGGTCGAGGGTAAAACAGCTCAAAGAATAATAAAACCAGACCTCCCCAATGTCACTTTAGATGTTTTTTTGGTGCTGAACGACTGCTGTAAATCTGTAATCACACGCATAGAGAGAAAGGCTATGAAGTGCGGAGGAAAATTATATTGCTTGTTGGTAAGGTGTTCAGAGCGCAGAATGTTGCCATTCTGTTGTTAATTCTGATGTCCCTCCTCGATTGCTTCTGATATATTATCGCCACCTCGATTGCTTCTGTTTTTGTTATCGCCAATGAAATGTTATCATCAACCTTCCCAtagttccttttttcctttgaaaaTTAATAAAGAGGCGAACACGGGCATAACAGTGAACAGAATACTTCAGTATAAATCGAGGCCCAGACAAGCACAATCGGAAGGGTTATGTTCCAAGTTCTTCCCTGTTGAGATACTACTACTTCTCATTGCAACAGGACATACGAAGTCCGAGATTTTTTATATTTCTCCGAACCATATTACTTGTCGAAGATTTAGTGTAATTTGGGTCATATTCTTCTCTATAGCGGCTGGTGTGATTTTCTGGGAGAAATTTTTGACTATCATAATATATCTCTTCATTTTCTATGGGGTGAAAGCCTTGAGTTATCAGAAATAACTTTATACGTAGTATTGTTTAGTAACTACAATCCATGCTCTCACAAAAGCTACAAACGAGCATATTGCTAAAAAGAATTAGTGCAGAATATGTAACAACACTCTGAAGAATACATTTATACTGAGTAAAAAATATTGACAACCAAGCAAAGTACAACTGAAAAATTATAGGGATATTTGAAGATATACAGGCTGTGCAGTACCAGATTAATGACAAAAGTAGCTTCTTCGAAACACTAAATATCATTGCCAGGAAGGGTTGACAGCCATTCCATACAGTAACATGTCACGTGAGCCATCAGATTGACAGTTCACAAGCATGGCCTAACCCAGATGAACACTTCCATAAACATGACCTGACCATCTGGAGAAGGCCTTAACTGTGAACTACTAAGATACAACCATGCAATGCTGCATTAATCCTAAAACATGAGGAAATTTGTGGAGCACTGCATAACAAAGTTCTCGAGCAGTGTTCTAGTGAGCACGTAAAACAAGACGCCGAGGGTGATGGACACCGGCAGAGCAGGCAATGCCTTGCGGAAGAATGCCAGCAGTAGCAGAGTAACACCGAGCCCAGCAATGATGGCGAGATAGCATGCGTAGACCGTCATGTAGTCGTACATAGCCGCCCTCCCGACGAGCACGCTGTAGAATATGAAATCGCCCAGCCCAAGCTTGATGGCCCCTGAGGAGCCCAACCCAATGCCGCCttcatcgtcgctgtcgtcgtcctGTTGTTCCCTGGTTCTATCTGGCTGTGGCTGGATCAATGGCACCCTCAGTGCAGCAACGTCAACTCTAGTCTCTGGCAGTGCTGCCAACACCTCCCTTGTTTGTGCATTGGCAGGATCAGAGCTCAAAGCTGGCACTAGAAATTGGCTGAGGCTTGGATTACCAACGGCAGCTTGGGTCAAGGAATCGGCTGAATTGCTTCTTCTCCTCAATGCCTCAGCGATCGCATCAGCTGTGGAAGTAGGATCCAAATCCCCAGCAGGAGGCTGCCTGGAGGCCCAAAGACGCCAATTCTGGCCGTGCCTGGGATCGACTGGCCTTGCCTCGTAGATCAATGCCGGTATCTCCTCGTTTCTCTCCATGGCTAGCTCGAGAAGGACCCTTAGAGGGCCACCGGGGATGAGGACGGCCCCGAGATCGTAGACGGCCATGGCGAGGAGCAGCGCCCAGGTGGTCCACTCCGGGAGCAGCGTGAACCAGAAGGCGGTGAGCACGGCGATGGCGAGGAGCGCGGACTGGTGGAGCGCGATGGGGACGGAGGCCGGCGAGACGGCGGCGAGCGCGAGCGCGGCCACCGCGTTGGGGAGGAGGAGCGCGAAGGAGACGGCGTcgagcgggaggcggaggcgggagAGGAGCAGGAGGCATATCTGGCCGCCGAGCGCGAGCAGGACCCAGATCGCGGAGAAGCCCATGTAGGCGCGGAGGCAGGGCGTGCAGCGGAAGTAGAAGAGCAGCGCCATGAGGAAGGTCGCGGCCGTGACGAAGACCACGAAGGTGCCGGCGGTGATGAGCGCGGAGGTGAGGTCGTCGCCCGCGCCGGCGTCTCCGCCGGCGGCCGCGGCCGTGTTGAGGGCGGCGGTGAGCGGGGACGGGGACGAGGGGGAGGATAGGATGgagacgaggaggacgacgataaGCATGCAGGCGGAGACTGGCCCGACGATGCGGGTGATGTCCTCGCCGAGGGAGTCGAGTATGGTGGCAGGCGCCCCGCCGCCGGGGACGGGGACGGGAACGTCGACGGCGGGGGCTGGGCCGCCGTCCGCCATTGATGCGGCGGAGATGGGGGATTATTTTCCGTGGAGAGATTGCCGGTTGGGCTGCGGTCTTGGACTGCTGTAAGAGGGGCCTTCCGAGAGTATTGAGTCGCTTTAGGACGCGTACTGTGACGGGCTTCGCCATGAGCCCGCCCTGCCAGGGTGACGTCTCCCTCCAGCCCTCCGGGAGTCCAATCTGGATCCAACATCCAACTCCTATAAGAATCTTCGAGAGATTGAGTCCAAGAACCAAACTTTTAAAAATTAACTAAGTCATCACATACATTTTGCTATCCATGAAAACCGCCTCCCACTAGAAACATGCTGATTGATTGAGAGTGGCACTTCCATCCTAACCATCCAATTATAGGTTGGTTCTTTGTCTTTGCAGATTTTAAACCAAGGTTTCTAAATGGTTTCATCTAAGAAGGATCTGAGTGATTTAAAAAGAAGTTTGTGAGTCACGAGTGTAAATAAATACTTTGAGGGCATCTTGAAACAACATAAGTAATATTATGAATGAATCACCTTAAAATAACATACGAGAGAAAATTTTCTTCTTTTAGAACAAAAGGTAGAACCCAATGAACAATTCCATTCGAATGAATGTTCTAGAGGAGCCCTTTTCCACTATATTCGTGATATTATAAAATGGAATCAACTACAAATTTCAATCTCCACTACTAACTCCTAAATGAAACCATGTAATAAGCTAGCGAGTGACTCCCATCATTCCCGAAAAgaaggaaggaccatatgtttttCGAGATTACACTTTGGTCAAGTATTGGACCAATAAAACTGTTTTTATATACCCAAAAAATTATGTAATTTAAAATGTTTGGATCTTTTGATGTACACTTATACTCCGCAACAAACACTATGCCATGGTAATCATCACAAGGCATTTTTAAATAACGAACCACGTCCGAAAAAGCCACATAAGAGTGGAGGGGTCACTTACGGGACACCAACAATAAACATGCCCCCACCCCATGGGGCGCTTTTTCTATCTTATAGCTATGGGCCGCACAATTTGGCCTCTAGGCACTTAGCCTTTGCGTTGAGAGATATTAGATGGCGCCACAAATTAGATCATGCGAATTACATGATAATTGGCACTAATATAGTTCCTATCCGCACATGCTTTTGTGCATAGAAATTTGATATATCAACATATAACTCAAATCAGATAAAAGCATAATATAAAAATTATAACACACATAATACACCATGAACTAAAATAACATTGGGCATTAGCATATATTATATATACATACCCACATAAGTTTGATTGAAGTACTTCTCACCCGATACGTAGACCCCTATAACTAAAGTCAAATACACTAACTTCTAATGTTATGCATTGTCATGATCGGAGAGCCCTCTTTCACTTCAAACTCAAAGGTACAAACTCTTCCTTCTTACAAGTTTTTTATCGATAATGTATTCTCCCCGATTTGATGTGAAAATGATAGGGCCATCCTTAGCATGCTTCGCATGAACTTCACCAATGACATCATCGCAACACTGACAAGACCATCCGATTGTCTGCATATATGTGTGGGATCATATACTTTCTAGCGAAAGAGCATACTACACTGAAAGAAAGAAATAACCAATCTTTGCTATAATTACCTTAGGTAAGATTATTTTGGTGGCATGGTTGGATTTTAAAGAGACTTATCATGTTTTTTAAAGATGTTGGTCTTGTTCATGGTGCCGACATACGCAGTAAGGGATTTTGGCCTATATCCGCTAGCTTTTCACTTCATATTCTTCCTTTTTAATCTAATCGTGTCAACATCATTGGAAAATGTATAGAGAGTATTTATTAAAGAAAAGAATATGTGGATCTTCCTCTCGATGATATGGAGGTAGACACAACCGCAACAGAAGGGGCAAATGAATCCATGATGGTGGAAGTTACATGGATGCAAACATACTTAGCGTATCTGCTAAATAAAGAGTTGCCACAGAACCAAGTCAAAGAATGACGGATTGCTCGGCGCTCTAAAGCTTTTTCAGTAGTGAAAGATGAATTATATAAAAGAAGCATCACGGGCGTACTTCAGCGGTGTGACACACCCATGGAAGGGAAGCTATCCTCAAGGACATACACAAAGGGATTTGTGGTCATCATGCAAGTTATCGAGCATGGTTCTATTGGTTAACTGTTGTGGAAGACGCCAAGGAGATTGTCAAATCCTGCGAGGGATGCCAGATGTCTGCCAAGAAACCTCAAACACCGGTGGAAGAGATGATGTCGATACCTCTAGCATGGCCCTTCGCTGAGTGGGGTTTAGATATGGTTGGAAAATGACACAAGTCTCGCCTGGGGGACATGTATATATGCTCGTAGCAGTCGACAAGTTTACAAAATGGATTAAGGCAAAACCAGTTACAACAGCTGAGGCAACGATAGCGGTGAATTTTTTGGAGTCAATTGTTTTCCGCTTCGGCGTGCCCCAtagtattatcattgataatgtcTCTAACTTTAATTCAGGGGAGTTCAAGGAGTTTTGTGACAAGTTTGGCATCCAACTGAATTTTTTCTCGGTGGCAAGTTATTTGCAAAGTGTTGCAAAATCTATTATTCTCTGAACTTCAGATTCAGATTCTTTAGTATGTGGATCTAACGATTGGATGCCTGTTACATTCCAATCTATTTCCTGGCATTGTTTGTGGTTTGTTTCTCCCCTAATACCGGGGAGATTTGTTGGCTATCTGTTGTAGTGCTGctatgttggcttgtctttcagcccTTTCATCCTCTCTATCAGCCATCaaagtctgcagcagttgcatcatagcATCTTGACTTGcgctgcgagttggaggggccatctgagcatggagatagatcatgagatgaga
It includes:
- the LOC127293873 gene encoding presenilin-like protein At2g29900, encoding MADGGPAPAVDVPVPVPGGGAPATILDSLGEDITRIVGPVSACMLIVVLLVSILSSPSSPSPLTAALNTAAAAGGDAGAGDDLTSALITAGTFVVFVTAATFLMALLFYFRCTPCLRAYMGFSAIWVLLALGGQICLLLLSRLRLPLDAVSFALLLPNAVAALALAAVSPASVPIALHQSALLAIAVLTAFWFTLLPEWTTWALLLAMAVYDLGAVLIPGGPLRVLLELAMERNEEIPALIYEARPVDPRHGQNWRLWASRQPPAGDLDPTSTADAIAEALRRRSNSADSLTQAAVGNPSLSQFLVPALSSDPANAQTREVLAALPETRVDVAALRVPLIQPQPDRTREQQDDDSDDEGGIGLGSSGAIKLGLGDFIFYSVLVGRAAMYDYMTVYACYLAIIAGLGVTLLLLAFFRKALPALPVSITLGVLFYVLTRTLLENFVMQCSTNFLMF